A section of the Pseudomonas sp. Q1-7 genome encodes:
- a CDS encoding ABC transporter ATP-binding protein, with the protein MSASILDARNLSKVVPSAEGDLTILHDLSLSLGKGDSLAIVGSSGSGKSTLLGLLAGLDLPSAGEVQLAGRALSGLDEDQRARVRAEHVGFVFQSFQLLDNLNALENVMLPLELEGRRDARSRARELLERVGLGQRLSHYPRQLSGGEQQRVAIARAFADEPDVLFADEPTGNLDSHTGERISDLLFQLNQERGTTLVLVTHDERLAHRCRRLIRLEGGRLVEQMEP; encoded by the coding sequence ATGAGCGCAAGCATTCTCGATGCGCGGAACCTTAGCAAAGTGGTTCCCAGCGCGGAAGGCGACCTGACCATCCTTCACGACCTCTCCCTGAGCCTCGGTAAAGGTGACAGCCTGGCCATCGTCGGCAGTTCCGGCTCGGGAAAGTCCACCCTGCTCGGCCTGCTCGCCGGGCTCGACCTGCCCAGCGCGGGGGAAGTGCAACTGGCCGGACGGGCCTTGTCGGGCCTGGATGAGGACCAGCGCGCGCGGGTACGCGCGGAGCATGTCGGCTTCGTATTCCAGTCGTTCCAGTTGCTGGACAATCTCAACGCCCTGGAAAACGTGATGCTGCCGCTGGAGCTGGAAGGCCGCCGCGATGCCCGCTCTCGCGCCCGAGAGCTACTCGAACGGGTCGGCCTGGGCCAACGTCTCAGCCACTACCCCCGCCAGCTTTCCGGCGGGGAGCAACAGCGCGTTGCCATCGCCCGCGCCTTCGCCGACGAGCCCGACGTGCTGTTCGCCGACGAACCCACCGGCAACCTCGACAGCCATACGGGCGAGCGCATCAGCGACCTGCTCTTCCAACTCAACCAGGAACGCGGCACCACCCTGGTGCTGGTGACCCACGACGAGCGCCTGGCCCACCGTTGCCGCCGCCTGATCCGCCTCGAAGGCGGCCGCCTGGTCGAGCAGATGGAGCCCTGA
- a CDS encoding arylesterase — protein sequence MRAWLLGGCLFLLLSAQGAMAGTVLVVGDSISAAFGLESSQGWVSLLENRLAEKGYEQRVVNASISGDTSAGGLSRLPALLAEHKPELVIIELGGNDGLRGQPPAQLQQNLASMVEKSRQAGAKVLLLGMRLPPNYGLRYTTAFANVYSTLAAEKQVPLVPFFLEGVGGVPEMMQADGIHPRAQAQPRLLDNLWPALEPLL from the coding sequence ATGCGTGCCTGGTTGTTGGGCGGCTGCCTGTTCCTGTTGCTGTCGGCGCAGGGGGCCATGGCGGGGACTGTGCTGGTCGTCGGCGATAGTATCAGTGCCGCTTTCGGGCTGGAATCCAGCCAGGGCTGGGTGTCCCTGCTGGAAAATCGCCTGGCCGAGAAGGGTTACGAACAGCGTGTGGTGAACGCCTCGATCAGTGGCGATACCAGTGCTGGCGGGCTGTCCAGGCTTCCCGCCCTGCTTGCGGAGCACAAGCCGGAACTGGTGATCATCGAGCTCGGCGGCAACGATGGGTTGCGTGGTCAGCCCCCCGCGCAATTGCAACAGAATCTTGCGTCGATGGTCGAGAAGTCGCGGCAGGCCGGGGCCAAGGTGCTGCTGCTGGGCATGCGTCTTCCGCCCAACTATGGTCTGCGCTACACCACGGCTTTCGCCAATGTCTACAGCACTCTGGCGGCGGAGAAGCAGGTACCGCTGGTGCCGTTCTTCCTCGAAGGGGTGGGTGGGGTGCCGGAAATGATGCAGGCCGATGGCATTCACCCCCGGGCCCAGGCGCAGCCACGGCTGCTGGACAATCTCTGGCCGGCCCTGGAACCCTTGCTCTGA